TTGCCCAGATCGCAATCCCCGAATTATTCATTGCGACGAATTTAACAAGAATCGAAACACTATCCGTCACACCAAGTGAAACAAGCGCCGGAACAATAAACTTCTGGATCGGCAACTGGAACGCAAATATGCCGAATACCACACTCAACAACGCAAGTACCGCCTGCGGTACCCACATTGTCCAGGGTACTTCGTTAATAACACCCTTAAAATTTTCGTGTTCAACTCCAAGGAATGCAGCATGAATAATTTTCATGAATGACGCAACAGTCAACGCTGATCCAAACATTGCAGCAGCAAGAGCGAACCATCCAAAGACAGCAACAGGATTACTCAAGTTAGTACTATACTCCACTATACCCTGATAAATCATCCATTTAGAAACGAATCCGTTCAATGGCGGTATTCCTGAGATTGACAGCGCTGAGATCAGGCATGTAATAAAAGTTATAGGCATATATTTCCATAATCCGCCCATATTATCAAGATCGGTAATACCCGTACGGTTTTTTATACTCCCACTTGTAAGAAACAGGCATGACTTATAGATTGCATGGTTTAACATATGAAAAATCCCGCCGGCTATACCGATAGGATTAGCCGTGGCAATACCAATCACCATATACCCCACCTGTGAAACAGCGTGGTAAGACAATAATTTACGCATATCATGCTGCACCATTGCGAGTAATACTGCCGCTATAATCGTAATCATTCCAATAATGATCAATACAAGATTAGCCCAGATATTATACTCAAACAGATTCAAGCACACTCGGGATAACAAGTATATCCCCAGCAATTTATCTAATGCCGCAGGGAGGTATGCAGTTACGGGTAAGGATGTAACAACTGACATATCAGGTATCCACGTATGTACCGGCATAACCCCGGCTTTTGCAAACGCAGATGTTATAAAACAAATATACGCTATTATACCAATCCCCGATGCTAATACAGAAACCGACTTAACCCCTTCCAACTGCCACCCGAACAACATTAAGGATTCCACGGGTTTAGGTGAAACCATCGATATCTTTGCTGTACCCATCTCAAAAGTGCCGGTTAATACCCATAACAACGCTATCCCCAAAAGCATTAACGCATCAGACCCCCCGACAATAATCA
The sequence above is a segment of the Elusimicrobiota bacterium genome. Coding sequences within it:
- a CDS encoding proton-conducting transporter membrane subunit — encoded protein: MNSLALYLIGFPLISGVLCLVFPRLREFLALIVSLTVLVFSVILFIQQRIIMTPFFRLDNLSEFILMAIALFGFLITLYSLEYMKAKKTVGEYYTYILWALSASVGIVLANNYIILLTFWGFLGLILYLLIQIGVDTIQNTEAARKTLIIVGGSDALMLLGIALLWVLTGTFEMGTAKISMVSPKPVESLMLFGWQLEGVKSVSVLASGIGIIAYICFITSAFAKAGVMPVHTWIPDMSVVTSLPVTAYLPAALDKLLGIYLLSRVCLNLFEYNIWANLVLIIIGMITIIAAVLLAMVQHDMRKLLSYHAVSQVGYMVIGIATANPIGIAGGIFHMLNHAIYKSCLFLTSGSIKNRTGITDLDNMGGLWKYMPITFITCLISALSISGIPPLNGFVSKWMIYQGIVEYSTNLSNPVAVFGWFALAAAMFGSALTVASFMKIIHAAFLGVEHENFKGVINEVPWTMWVPQAVLALLSVVFGIFAFQLPIQKFIVPALVSLGVTDSVSILVKFVAMNNSGIAIWATIAGIAIGVLVYFINKNKIRRVPNFIGGETLLPEERVSGVDFYTTIREIKVMDTFLKLSERKLTDIYELCLKAMMYLASLLSAVHTGNLHVYLGWFLIGATVLLIVLM